A window of Pusillimonas sp. T7-7 contains these coding sequences:
- a CDS encoding SDR family oxidoreductase, which produces MNRPKGDAQTAQAALFLLSDRSGFMTGSPMIVDGGMSVRLI; this is translated from the coding sequence ATGAATCGTCCGAAAGGTGATGCGCAGACAGCGCAGGCAGCCTTGTTCCTCCTTTCTGATCGATCCGGCTTCATGACCGGGAGCCCGATGATCGTAGATGGCGGGATGTCTGTTCGGTTGATATAA
- a CDS encoding RidA family protein, which produces MLKRVTTQPDNYAPFLLSQGIQFGNLLFISGQAGAADDGKIVAGGFLAQGEQAFFNLRRALEAGGSSLKDVIKVTIFVTDMGHFEDVVALRRRFFSAPYPADTIAEIKALYDPAAMIEIEAIAAIRQPEGR; this is translated from the coding sequence ATGCTGAAACGTGTCACGACCCAGCCCGACAACTACGCCCCTTTTCTGCTCTCGCAGGGTATTCAGTTCGGAAATTTGCTTTTCATCTCTGGCCAAGCGGGCGCCGCCGACGACGGAAAAATTGTCGCAGGCGGCTTTCTTGCTCAAGGCGAGCAGGCCTTCTTCAATTTGCGCCGTGCGCTGGAAGCCGGCGGCTCCAGTTTGAAGGACGTGATCAAGGTCACGATCTTCGTCACTGACATGGGGCATTTCGAGGACGTGGTGGCGTTGCGTCGTCGCTTCTTTTCGGCTCCCTATCCGGCCGACACGATCGCCGAGATCAAGGCGCTCTACGACCCCGCCGCCATGATCGAGATCGAGGCAATCGCGGCCATACGCCAGCCGGAGGGCCGCTGA
- a CDS encoding LysR substrate-binding domain-containing protein yields the protein MQRRSLPLSALRAFEAAARLGSFKAAAEELAVTPTAVSHQIRALEAQTGLALFDRQVRKVSLTDAGAQLYPVLRDGFDAFEATLARLKQQRTRALVSISATNAFTVKWLVPRMADFRRKHPDIDLQLQASDDLVDLRSTAVDIAIRYGRGPYPGLAIEPLFTDRFAPMANPHLGVVSPEDLARVPLIRFDWKQPQPENPTWERWFTIAQRRQPPQASQLRFSDEGHAIQAAVAGHGIALVSLALIADELEAGHLVQPFGPAIDGHTYHLAMYADRPSSAPVQAVADWLRTQAARREHGNSEAAESRP from the coding sequence ATGCAACGCCGATCACTTCCGCTCTCTGCGCTTCGCGCGTTCGAAGCCGCCGCGCGCTTGGGCAGCTTCAAGGCCGCCGCCGAGGAACTGGCTGTTACGCCGACCGCCGTCAGCCACCAGATCCGTGCACTGGAAGCGCAGACAGGGCTTGCGCTGTTCGATCGCCAGGTGCGCAAAGTGTCGCTGACCGATGCAGGGGCGCAGCTCTACCCGGTGCTGCGTGACGGGTTCGATGCGTTCGAGGCGACGCTGGCACGGTTGAAGCAACAGCGAACGCGGGCTCTGGTGAGCATCTCCGCGACGAATGCATTCACCGTGAAGTGGCTGGTACCGCGCATGGCCGATTTCCGGCGCAAGCATCCCGACATTGACTTGCAATTGCAGGCGAGCGACGACCTCGTCGACCTGCGATCGACGGCGGTCGACATCGCGATCCGCTATGGCCGTGGACCGTATCCCGGCCTTGCGATCGAGCCGCTGTTCACCGACCGGTTCGCACCCATGGCCAATCCACATCTGGGCGTCGTGTCGCCGGAAGATCTGGCTCGCGTGCCATTGATCCGTTTCGACTGGAAGCAGCCTCAGCCAGAGAACCCGACCTGGGAACGCTGGTTCACGATCGCGCAGCGGCGCCAACCGCCACAAGCGAGTCAACTACGCTTTTCCGACGAGGGACACGCCATACAGGCGGCCGTCGCTGGCCATGGCATCGCCCTGGTCAGCCTGGCGTTGATTGCCGACGAACTGGAAGCCGGCCATCTCGTGCAGCCATTCGGACCCGCGATCGACGGACACACTTATCACCTGGCCATGTACGCTGACCGGCCGTCCTCGGCGCCAGTCCAAGCCGTAGCGGACTGGCTACGCACACAGGCAGCGCGGCGGGAGCATGGAAATAGCGAGGCGGCTGAGAGCCGGCCGTGA
- a CDS encoding TetR/AcrR family transcriptional regulator, which translates to MQERRSNVDRSQETRGALLNAARSLFFEKGYAVTGTPEVVERAGVTRGALYHHFKDKQALFQAVVESEASQIAKEIEAKSFNAETPMKALLHGAKAYFQAMRQPGRVRLMLLEGPAVLGPDEMRRIDLQTGGRELRCGIRDALGPDTPSAEVDACADLISAMFDRAALACDVKGGNKTYEDVIATLLSTLVRERSQNRASSKTQ; encoded by the coding sequence ATGCAAGAGAGAAGATCAAACGTAGACCGTAGCCAGGAAACACGTGGGGCACTGCTTAATGCAGCGCGTTCGCTATTCTTCGAGAAGGGATATGCAGTAACGGGAACGCCCGAAGTGGTCGAGCGGGCCGGTGTGACACGTGGCGCTCTATACCATCACTTCAAGGATAAGCAAGCGCTGTTTCAGGCTGTCGTCGAGTCTGAAGCATCTCAGATAGCTAAAGAGATCGAAGCTAAATCGTTCAACGCCGAAACGCCGATGAAGGCACTGCTTCACGGTGCAAAGGCTTATTTCCAGGCAATGCGTCAACCCGGTCGTGTACGATTAATGCTGCTCGAAGGACCGGCAGTTCTTGGCCCCGATGAGATGCGGCGGATCGACCTGCAAACAGGTGGAAGGGAACTGCGCTGTGGTATCAGGGATGCGCTTGGGCCAGATACTCCAAGCGCAGAAGTCGATGCTTGTGCTGACTTAATATCGGCGATGTTCGATCGCGCCGCGTTGGCTTGCGATGTGAAAGGGGGCAACAAGACTTATGAGGATGTGATTGCTACACTTCTTTCGACCCTTGTTCGAGAACGCTCCCAAAACCGGGCGTCGTCAAAAACACAATGA
- a CDS encoding VOC family protein gives MKLTQYYPVLMVADISEISRFYQAHFGFRPLFESDWYVHLQSVEDENVNLAILDGDHDTIPETARGRVSGMLLNFEVEDVDAIYEELKAKGLPILLQLRDEPFGQRHFITQDPSGVLIDIIKPIPPSEEFLTQFADEASR, from the coding sequence GTGAAGCTAACGCAATATTATCCCGTGCTAATGGTGGCTGATATCTCAGAGATCAGCCGCTTTTATCAAGCACATTTCGGGTTCCGGCCACTTTTTGAAAGTGACTGGTATGTGCATCTCCAGTCCGTCGAGGACGAGAACGTTAATCTGGCCATTCTGGATGGCGATCACGATACCATTCCCGAGACGGCACGCGGCCGCGTCAGTGGAATGCTGTTGAACTTTGAGGTGGAGGATGTGGATGCGATCTACGAGGAATTGAAGGCCAAAGGCCTGCCGATATTACTTCAGCTGCGGGACGAGCCTTTCGGTCAGCGGCATTTCATTACGCAGGACCCCAGTGGCGTGCTGATAGACATAATAAAGCCAATTCCGCCAAGCGAGGAGTTCCTCACCCAATTCGCGGATGAAGCATCGCGCTAA
- a CDS encoding MarR family winged helix-turn-helix transcriptional regulator, with translation MDQIDRILTQWHLERPDLEVAPMGTIGRIKRLNQHLMRSMEKTWAAHGLNAASFDVLATLRRAGLPYALSPSNLMVSTMVTSGTMTNRIDQLEKAGLVERVRNPDDGRGLLISLSPQGHALIDKAVTAHVETQAKLIATLTGEQRIQLDDLLRQLLGGFERQI, from the coding sequence ATGGATCAAATAGACAGAATTCTCACGCAGTGGCACCTAGAGCGGCCTGATCTTGAAGTCGCTCCAATGGGCACGATCGGACGCATCAAGCGATTGAACCAGCACTTAATGCGCAGCATGGAAAAAACGTGGGCGGCGCACGGTCTGAATGCCGCAAGTTTCGACGTTCTGGCAACTCTGCGCCGGGCCGGTCTTCCTTATGCGTTATCGCCCAGCAATTTGATGGTATCGACCATGGTGACTTCGGGCACGATGACGAATCGCATTGACCAGTTGGAAAAGGCTGGGCTAGTTGAGCGGGTAAGGAATCCTGACGACGGCCGCGGGCTTTTGATTTCTCTTTCGCCACAAGGGCATGCGCTCATTGACAAGGCCGTTACGGCCCATGTTGAAACTCAGGCAAAGCTGATCGCCACTCTTACAGGTGAGCAACGCATTCAATTGGACGATCTGCTAAGACAGCTCCTGGGTGGGTTTGAACGGCAGATTTAA
- a CDS encoding EamA family transporter codes for MIHRSYSHTNLAKIAGEAHLSPLAFLCWSIIGAALVLMVVSVLRRNLPSVNAHALEYYAVSALVGVAGSNLIFFSAIPHVGARRASRHIFARRGNA; via the coding sequence TTGATCCATAGATCATATTCTCATACCAATCTGGCAAAAATCGCGGGCGAGGCGCATCTTTCGCCATTGGCGTTTCTGTGCTGGTCAATCATCGGCGCAGCGCTGGTCCTGATGGTTGTGTCGGTGCTACGCCGGAATCTGCCATCGGTCAACGCGCATGCACTTGAATACTATGCCGTGTCAGCGCTGGTGGGGGTAGCAGGCTCCAATCTGATTTTCTTTTCGGCCATCCCGCATGTGGGTGCCAGGCGTGCCAGTCGCCATATTTTTGCAAGGCGAGGCAACGCCTGA
- a CDS encoding NAD(P)H-binding protein: MNITVYGAAGTVGWRITREALARGHNVTGVVRTKAQFDKLPDNVRPCATDVSDPQYLAIPATPGLCDSLQHPVPNQPLRYRQASSAYRTGNPYISPPSVHCAFSPRSICNGLPLPTLRSKLSP, encoded by the coding sequence ATGAATATCACTGTATACGGAGCTGCCGGAACTGTCGGCTGGCGTATTACACGGGAAGCGCTGGCACGCGGACACAATGTCACTGGCGTGGTCAGAACGAAGGCGCAGTTTGACAAGCTGCCCGACAACGTCAGGCCCTGTGCCACGGATGTTTCTGACCCGCAATATCTGGCAATCCCGGCTACGCCGGGATTGTGCGATTCTCTGCAGCATCCAGTGCCTAACCAGCCATTACGCTATAGGCAAGCAAGCAGCGCCTACCGAACCGGCAACCCATACATCAGCCCGCCATCCGTCCACTGCGCATTCAGCCCGCGCTCTATCTGTAATGGACTGCCCTTGCCCACATTACGGTCAAAGCTCTCGCCGTAA
- a CDS encoding amino acid ABC transporter substrate-binding protein, with protein MRKFKYVAGAAVLAASFSAAHADTLDVVKERGVVHCGVTTGFAGFSAPDAKGVWQGLDVDLCRAVAAATLGDAEKFKAVPLSSQQRFTALQSGEIDLLARNTTVTQQRDTALGAISAGVNFYDGQGFLVPKSLGVSSAKELDGASVCMQTGTSNENTMADWARANNITYKPVVIEQFNEVVNAFAAGRCDVFTTDASGLASIRISKLSNPDDYQVLPEIISKEPLGPFVRQGDDRWLNVVKWSLQAMIGAEELGITSANVDEQLKSENPNVKRLLGVTEGAGKNLGVDEKWAYNIIKQVGNYGESFDRNVGKGSPLQIERGLNAQWTDGGLMYGLPVR; from the coding sequence ATGCGCAAGTTCAAGTATGTAGCGGGAGCGGCTGTTCTGGCCGCCAGTTTTTCAGCTGCTCATGCCGATACGCTCGATGTGGTCAAGGAGCGCGGGGTTGTTCACTGTGGTGTCACAACGGGTTTTGCGGGTTTCTCGGCGCCGGATGCCAAGGGTGTGTGGCAGGGGCTGGATGTAGACCTGTGCCGGGCGGTTGCCGCGGCGACGCTGGGTGATGCTGAAAAGTTCAAGGCTGTGCCGCTGAGTTCGCAGCAACGCTTTACGGCGCTGCAGTCCGGCGAGATTGATTTGCTGGCACGCAATACCACCGTTACGCAGCAGCGCGATACGGCGCTGGGTGCGATTTCGGCAGGCGTCAATTTTTACGATGGGCAGGGGTTTTTGGTGCCCAAGTCATTAGGTGTAAGCAGCGCCAAGGAACTGGACGGCGCATCGGTGTGCATGCAGACGGGTACGTCCAACGAGAATACGATGGCCGACTGGGCGCGTGCGAACAATATTACATACAAACCTGTGGTCATTGAGCAGTTCAACGAGGTGGTCAATGCGTTTGCAGCGGGTCGCTGCGATGTGTTCACAACCGATGCGTCAGGACTGGCTTCCATCCGCATTTCGAAGCTGTCCAACCCCGACGATTATCAGGTGCTGCCGGAGATCATTTCAAAAGAGCCGCTGGGGCCGTTTGTGCGCCAGGGTGATGACCGTTGGCTGAATGTGGTGAAGTGGTCTTTGCAGGCGATGATAGGGGCAGAAGAGCTGGGTATTACTTCGGCCAATGTGGACGAGCAGTTAAAGAGCGAAAATCCGAATGTGAAACGCCTGTTGGGTGTGACGGAAGGCGCCGGCAAGAATCTGGGTGTTGACGAAAAATGGGCTTACAACATCATCAAGCAGGTGGGGAATTACGGCGAGAGCTTTGACCGTAATGTGGGCAAGGGCAGTCCATTACAGATAGAGCGCGGGCTGAATGCGCAGTGGACGGATGGCGGGCTGATGTATGGGTTGCCGGTTCGGTAG
- a CDS encoding phenylacetate--CoA ligase family protein — MNKYYEDREAADASEREHNLLTRLPDALSRARERAPAIAQQLQGLEPSAIRSRADLAQIPVIRKSELLKAQLAMRQGETGQELSHASRLFGGFSAIGWGEAARVFASPGPIYEPESQRKDYWGFARSLHAAGFRPGELVYNCFSYHFTPAGSMMETAAHALGCTVFPGGVGQTEQQVQAIADLAPAGYTGTPSFLKIILEKADELGVTLPSLKRALFSGEAFPPSLCKWFAERGIDGYQAYGSADLGMMAYETSARDGLVVNEDIILEIVRPGTNEPAPEGDAGEVVVTTLNPDYPLVRFGTGDLSMLLPGRSPCGRSNMRIKGWMGRADQTTKVRGMFVHPAQVAGVLKRHLEIQKARLVISGKVGNDVMVLKVELAQHDQDELTRVAASVRELTKLRADIEPVAPGSLPNDGKVIDDIRNYE; from the coding sequence ATGAACAAGTATTACGAAGATCGCGAGGCGGCAGATGCCTCCGAACGCGAGCATAATTTGCTGACACGCCTGCCAGACGCCCTAAGTCGCGCCCGCGAGCGCGCACCGGCCATCGCGCAGCAATTACAAGGCCTGGAGCCATCTGCGATCCGCAGCCGGGCCGATCTTGCGCAAATACCCGTCATTCGTAAAAGTGAACTGCTGAAGGCTCAGTTGGCCATGCGGCAGGGCGAGACAGGCCAGGAGTTGTCCCATGCCAGCCGGCTGTTTGGTGGATTCTCGGCCATAGGCTGGGGCGAAGCTGCCCGTGTTTTCGCTTCACCCGGGCCCATCTACGAACCGGAAAGCCAGCGCAAAGACTATTGGGGTTTTGCGCGGTCGCTGCATGCGGCCGGGTTCCGGCCGGGAGAGCTGGTTTACAACTGCTTTTCCTACCACTTCACGCCAGCGGGTTCCATGATGGAAACCGCAGCCCATGCGCTGGGTTGTACGGTGTTTCCCGGCGGGGTGGGGCAAACCGAGCAGCAGGTGCAGGCCATTGCCGACCTGGCTCCCGCAGGCTATACGGGCACCCCCAGCTTTCTGAAAATCATTCTTGAAAAAGCCGATGAACTGGGCGTGACCCTGCCTTCGCTCAAGCGTGCGCTGTTTTCGGGCGAGGCATTTCCGCCGTCCCTGTGCAAGTGGTTTGCCGAACGCGGTATTGACGGCTACCAGGCCTATGGCAGCGCCGACCTGGGCATGATGGCTTACGAGACCTCTGCGCGCGACGGCCTGGTGGTGAACGAAGACATCATTCTTGAAATCGTACGCCCGGGCACCAACGAGCCGGCGCCGGAAGGCGATGCAGGCGAAGTGGTCGTCACAACCCTGAATCCCGACTATCCCTTGGTCCGATTCGGCACGGGCGACTTGTCGATGCTGCTGCCCGGCCGCTCGCCTTGCGGCCGCAGCAATATGCGCATCAAGGGCTGGATGGGTCGTGCCGACCAGACGACCAAGGTAAGAGGGATGTTCGTGCATCCGGCGCAGGTGGCCGGCGTGCTGAAACGCCACCTCGAGATCCAGAAAGCCAGGTTGGTGATCAGCGGCAAGGTCGGCAACGACGTCATGGTGCTGAAGGTTGAGCTGGCGCAACACGACCAAGATGAGCTGACGCGGGTGGCCGCTTCGGTGCGCGAGCTGACCAAGCTGCGGGCCGATATCGAGCCGGTAGCGCCAGGCAGTTTGCCCAATGACGGCAAAGTGATCGACGATATACGTAATTACGAATAA
- a CDS encoding ABC transporter ATP-binding protein translates to MNATVQAESPSILLNVNGIEVIYNHVILVLKGVSLCVPEGKIVALLGANGAGKTTTLRAVSNLLKAERGDVTKGSIDYRGERIEKLTPADLVKRGVVQVMEGRHCFAHLTIEENLLTGAYTRQISRGELAASLDKVYQYFPRLKQRRGTQSGYTSGGEQQMTAIGRALMASPTMILLDEPSMGLAPQIVEEIFEIVQDLNKRERVSFLLAEQNTNIALRYADYGYILENGRVMMDGEASELAENEDVKEFYLGVSSGERKSFRDTKFYRRRKRWLA, encoded by the coding sequence ATGAATGCGACTGTTCAGGCCGAAAGCCCAAGTATCCTGCTTAATGTCAATGGCATCGAGGTCATCTACAACCACGTGATTCTCGTCCTCAAAGGCGTGTCCTTGTGTGTGCCGGAAGGGAAGATCGTGGCTTTGCTGGGGGCCAACGGTGCAGGCAAAACCACCACTTTGCGGGCCGTGTCCAATCTGCTGAAAGCAGAGCGTGGCGACGTCACCAAAGGCAGCATCGATTATCGCGGTGAGCGCATCGAAAAGCTGACGCCAGCCGACCTGGTCAAGCGCGGTGTGGTTCAAGTGATGGAGGGGCGTCATTGCTTTGCACACCTGACCATCGAGGAAAACCTGCTGACCGGCGCCTACACACGCCAGATCAGCCGGGGTGAGCTTGCCGCATCGCTGGATAAGGTCTACCAATATTTCCCCCGGCTCAAGCAGCGCCGTGGCACTCAGTCCGGGTATACCTCGGGTGGCGAGCAGCAAATGACGGCGATCGGGCGCGCCCTGATGGCCAGTCCAACCATGATTCTGCTTGACGAGCCCTCTATGGGCCTGGCGCCGCAAATCGTGGAAGAGATCTTTGAAATCGTCCAGGATCTGAACAAGCGTGAACGGGTCAGTTTCCTGTTGGCCGAGCAGAACACCAATATTGCCTTGCGCTATGCCGACTATGGCTACATTTTGGAAAACGGCCGGGTGATGATGGACGGCGAGGCGAGTGAGCTGGCCGAGAACGAGGACGTCAAGGAATTTTATCTGGGCGTGTCCAGTGGCGAGCGCAAGAGCTTTCGCGACACCAAATTCTATCGGCGGCGCAAGCGCTGGCTGGCTTGA
- a CDS encoding ABC transporter substrate-binding protein, with protein sequence MKRSFKLAAAMVAVAGTLLTASLPAAAAEEQFVPLLAYRTGSFAPLGIPWADGKMDYLKLVNERDGGINGVKIVYEECETAYATDRGVECYERLKNSHGGASGFDTQSTGITFALTDKAIVDGFSIETVGYGLSQSADGSVFKWNFPLLGTYWTAADVMIQDIAKKLGGEDKLKGKKIALVYHDSPYGKEPITLLKARAEANGFELLLYPVTAPGVQQKSTWLQVRQSRPDFLLLWSAGIMTPTAIREAQAVGYPRDKMYGIWWASSENDVQDLGEVAKGYNGITIHNSADHGRVHEDLKKHVYDKGQGTDTDGKYVGTIAHTRGMMISMLQVEAIRTAQEKYGKGKHMTPEQVRWGFENLNITQERLEELGFAKLMKPVKTSCSNHMGDDWARIIQWNGSKFEIVSDWYQSDKKYVEPLVKELAAKYATEKKLEVRNCEG encoded by the coding sequence ATGAAACGTTCATTTAAATTGGCTGCAGCCATGGTTGCTGTGGCGGGCACTCTGCTTACGGCATCGCTGCCGGCGGCGGCCGCCGAAGAGCAGTTTGTGCCGTTGCTGGCGTATCGTACCGGCTCCTTCGCGCCCCTGGGTATTCCATGGGCCGACGGCAAGATGGATTACCTGAAGCTCGTCAATGAGCGCGATGGCGGCATCAACGGTGTCAAGATCGTCTATGAAGAGTGCGAAACAGCCTATGCCACCGACCGCGGGGTAGAGTGCTACGAGCGCCTTAAGAACAGCCATGGCGGTGCGTCCGGTTTCGATACGCAATCCACGGGCATCACGTTTGCGCTGACCGACAAGGCCATTGTCGATGGCTTCTCGATCGAAACCGTAGGCTATGGCTTGTCGCAATCGGCTGACGGCTCGGTGTTCAAGTGGAATTTCCCGCTATTGGGCACGTACTGGACGGCAGCCGATGTCATGATCCAGGATATAGCCAAGAAACTGGGGGGCGAAGACAAGCTCAAAGGCAAGAAAATCGCACTGGTTTACCACGATTCGCCGTATGGCAAAGAGCCTATTACTCTACTCAAGGCACGCGCCGAGGCCAACGGTTTCGAGCTCCTGCTCTATCCTGTAACCGCCCCTGGCGTACAGCAAAAATCCACCTGGCTGCAGGTACGCCAAAGCCGTCCCGACTTCCTGTTGCTCTGGAGCGCCGGCATCATGACGCCGACGGCTATTCGTGAAGCACAGGCAGTGGGCTATCCCCGCGACAAGATGTACGGCATCTGGTGGGCCAGCTCCGAGAACGATGTCCAGGATCTGGGAGAGGTCGCCAAAGGCTACAACGGCATCACCATCCATAATAGCGCCGACCATGGCCGTGTTCACGAAGACCTGAAGAAGCACGTATACGACAAGGGTCAGGGCACCGATACCGATGGCAAGTATGTGGGTACCATCGCCCACACACGAGGCATGATGATTTCCATGCTGCAGGTCGAGGCCATACGTACCGCCCAGGAAAAATACGGCAAGGGCAAGCACATGACGCCCGAACAAGTCCGTTGGGGATTCGAAAACCTGAACATCACGCAAGAACGCCTTGAAGAACTCGGTTTTGCCAAGCTGATGAAACCGGTCAAGACCTCATGCAGCAACCATATGGGCGATGACTGGGCACGAATCATTCAGTGGAATGGTTCCAAGTTCGAGATCGTGTCCGACTGGTATCAGTCCGACAAGAAGTATGTGGAGCCACTGGTCAAGGAGCTTGCCGCCAAGTACGCCACAGAAAAGAAACTCGAAGTCCGTAACTGCGAGGGCTGA
- a CDS encoding branched-chain amino acid ABC transporter permease — translation MFYRENGQFKSTYRADQQIFPIRQDRTFMLGVLIAAFVLVPLLASNYFLQAIFIPFLILSLAAIGLNILVGYCGQISIGSGAFMAVGAYAAWNFGVRIPATPLVIQILLGGVFATLVGVVFGVPSLRIRGLYLAVTTLAAQFFVDWAFLRIPYFTNYSSSGNVSVPALSAFGLPVQTPVQRYLFVLVFVVVFAVLAKNLVRGAIGRQWMAIRDMDVAASVIGIRPVYAKLTAFAVSSFIIGVAGALWAYIHLGSWEPLAFDLNRSLQLLFIVIIGGLGSIVGSFFGAAFMVLLPVLLTNVPHLFGLSISVDVASHIEHMVFGALIVFFLIVEPHGLARLWSIGKEKLRIWPFPH, via the coding sequence ATGTTTTATCGTGAAAACGGCCAGTTCAAAAGCACCTACCGGGCAGACCAGCAGATCTTCCCGATCCGGCAAGATCGGACCTTTATGCTGGGGGTGTTGATTGCCGCCTTCGTGCTGGTTCCGCTGCTGGCATCGAATTATTTCCTGCAGGCAATTTTCATACCCTTTCTGATTCTGTCGCTGGCAGCGATAGGGTTGAACATACTGGTAGGGTATTGCGGCCAGATTTCCATAGGCTCAGGGGCGTTCATGGCGGTCGGCGCCTATGCCGCCTGGAATTTCGGCGTACGTATTCCTGCCACGCCGCTAGTGATCCAGATACTGCTGGGGGGCGTGTTCGCCACGCTGGTGGGGGTAGTGTTTGGGGTGCCCAGCCTGCGCATACGAGGTCTGTATCTGGCCGTCACCACGCTGGCCGCGCAGTTCTTCGTTGATTGGGCTTTCTTGCGTATTCCTTACTTCACCAACTACTCGTCATCCGGCAACGTGTCCGTGCCAGCGCTATCGGCTTTCGGCCTGCCCGTGCAAACACCCGTCCAGCGCTACCTGTTCGTGCTGGTATTCGTGGTGGTGTTTGCTGTGCTGGCCAAGAACCTGGTGCGTGGCGCCATCGGACGCCAATGGATGGCCATCCGCGACATGGACGTAGCGGCATCGGTTATTGGTATTCGTCCGGTATACGCCAAGCTTACGGCCTTTGCTGTCAGCTCTTTCATCATTGGTGTGGCAGGCGCCCTGTGGGCTTACATCCATCTGGGTTCCTGGGAACCCCTGGCTTTCGACCTGAACCGCTCCTTGCAGTTGCTGTTTATTGTGATTATTGGCGGCCTGGGTTCGATTGTGGGCAGTTTTTTTGGTGCGGCGTTCATGGTGCTGCTGCCGGTATTGTTGACCAACGTTCCGCATCTGTTCGGCCTGTCCATTTCGGTTGATGTGGCGTCGCACATCGAACACATGGTTTTTGGCGCGCTTATTGTCTTCTTCCTGATTGTCGAGCCGCATGGGCTGGCCCGGCTATGGAGCATAGGCAAAGAGAAACTGCGTATCTGGCCTTTCCCGCATTGA
- a CDS encoding branched-chain amino acid ABC transporter permease — protein MAFFLETLFGGLMTGMLYSLVALGFVLIFKASGVFNFAQGAMVLIAALAMARLSEWIPQWLGIESLFLANVLAFIGAALFMWLIAMAIERWVLRYLVNQEGTTLLMATIGISYFLDGMGQIIFGSSVYTIDVGMPKDPVFILDTVFEGGLLISLEDLTAAGISALLVAVLAFFFQYTTVGRALRAVADDHQAAQSIGIPLNRIWVVVWTVAGLVALVAGIIWGSKFGVQFTLSTAALRALPVVILGGLTSVPGAIIGGLIIGVGEKLSEIYLGPYVGGGIEIWFAYMLALVFLLFRPQGLFGEKIIDRV, from the coding sequence ATGGCATTTTTTCTGGAAACCCTGTTTGGCGGCCTGATGACAGGCATGCTTTATTCCCTGGTGGCGCTGGGTTTTGTGCTCATCTTCAAAGCATCAGGGGTCTTCAATTTTGCGCAGGGCGCCATGGTGCTTATTGCTGCACTGGCAATGGCGCGTCTGTCTGAATGGATACCGCAGTGGCTGGGCATAGAAAGCCTGTTCCTGGCCAATGTGCTGGCGTTTATTGGCGCTGCTCTGTTCATGTGGCTGATTGCCATGGCCATCGAACGCTGGGTCTTGCGCTATCTGGTCAATCAGGAAGGTACGACCTTGCTGATGGCCACCATAGGCATCAGTTATTTTCTTGATGGCATGGGGCAGATTATTTTCGGCAGCAGCGTCTACACCATCGACGTAGGCATGCCCAAAGATCCGGTTTTTATTCTGGACACGGTGTTCGAAGGGGGCTTGCTCATCAGCCTTGAAGACCTGACCGCTGCGGGTATTTCGGCGCTGCTGGTGGCCGTGCTGGCGTTCTTCTTCCAGTACACAACGGTAGGGCGCGCATTGCGTGCGGTAGCCGACGATCACCAGGCTGCGCAATCCATAGGCATTCCACTGAATCGCATATGGGTTGTGGTCTGGACCGTTGCGGGGCTGGTTGCCCTGGTCGCCGGCATCATCTGGGGATCCAAGTTCGGGGTTCAGTTCACTCTGTCTACAGCGGCCTTGCGCGCGCTTCCCGTGGTGATTCTGGGCGGGCTTACGTCCGTTCCCGGCGCCATCATAGGCGGGCTGATTATTGGTGTCGGAGAAAAACTCTCTGAAATTTATCTGGGGCCATATGTGGGCGGCGGCATAGAAATCTGGTTTGCCTACATGCTTGCCCTGGTGTTTTTGCTCTTCCGCCCGCAAGGTTTGTTTGGCGAAAAAATCATCGACCGCGTATAA